One Rissa tridactyla isolate bRisTri1 chromosome 1, bRisTri1.patW.cur.20221130, whole genome shotgun sequence DNA segment encodes these proteins:
- the EFCAB10 gene encoding EF-hand calcium-binding domain-containing protein 10, producing MAAGERQCRDYLERHRIPELLHRLGALLLYHRPERPREFLIQALERVKAGKRAEGEYPYLMDEANLAAMFQLLDVVGQGHITAAQYREALKTLGLSTEDLQFGEDANITLDVFKEEVKKKMLESWAAY from the exons ATGGCGGCGGGCGAGCGGCAGTGCCGCGACTACCTGGAGCGGCACCGCATCCCCGAGCTGCTCCACCGCCTCGGCGCGCTGCTGCTCTACCACCGACCCG AAAGACCACGCGAGTTCCTGATCCAGGCGCTGGAAAGGGTGAAGGCTGGAAAGCGGGCCGAGGGGGAGTACCCCTACCTCATGGACGAGGCCAACCTGGCCGCCATGTTCCAGCTGCTGGACGTTGTGGGGCAAGGCCACATCACGGCAGCGCAGTACAGGGAAG CTCTTAAAACTTTGGGACTGAGCACTGAAGATCTGCAGTTTGGAGAGGATGCGAATATCACACTGGATGTATTCAAGGAAGAAGT gaagaaaaagatgctggagagctgggctgcGTATTAG